The Chaetodon auriga isolate fChaAug3 chromosome 4, fChaAug3.hap1, whole genome shotgun sequence region GAGCAGTCCCATCCAGAGGCTGATTTTAATTCACCGTGATGAGACTCTCGCATTCTTCATTCCCCTCTCCCCCCGCTGTGTGAGTCACTGCGAGAGACCTCGAGTGAAGCAGAGTGTGCTCGTCTCACTTTTCTGCTGTGAGCTCGGCAACACAGACACTGCTTTTGTACTGCGGAGAAACGAAGTGAACACGCTCCCCCTCAGGAGTTGCCATGTAAATGCCAAAATGCTCAGCATGCAAATTCGCTGCAAAATCCACTCATGCATGTGTCTACACTGATGGAGGATTTCTGTGATACTTCTCTAATGTCGCTGTCGGGAAATTTAACCAGTGTGTTGACAGCAGAGGGAATTCGTCGTCGGCCAAATTAATCCGGTGAACAAGCCTGTTCTGTATTGCTGCGTCTGTTTGAGTTGACAGTGACTCACATATTTACATAGTTCGTGGCACTTTATTTTCCTAAAATGCGGAAAATATACACTCACTCTTCTCTTGCTGCTCGGTGATGAGGCGTGCTCTGGGTTGGTTGCAGCAGTTAGTCCAGTTTGGCTGCTTTTTGACACCATCAGTATTTTGAAGCAACACATTTTGAAGCCATGAAATGCTGCCAGCGTGGCAATTAAACACCGGGAACATTTGGAAAACACTGTGGATATGATGCATATCAAAATTACTCTGTTTGAGGCTTAGAATGTACTGACAGTACATTTGACCCCCATCTCCCACTCTGTGTGCATTGTATATGTATTTTGTTCCCATCATGTAagatgcacacagaaacagaaacagacaagtTTTTTGCTTGAACGTATGaaataaatgttgattgcacagTGTAATGGCTGCAGAATAATGACGCTGTCAGCATCAAGACGGGTTCCCTATGAGCCTAGCTTTCACTCTGTCTGCCACAGGTACGCTCACCTGGGTCAGGCTGACTGGATAGATCTACTTGTTcatatgaaaatgaacaaacatgataTGTTATCACTGTCTGTCTTACAGTTTCTTTAATTTTGTAAAAGCATAAAATAGCCCAATATCTACGTATCGTAGGAAAACAAATTGATGTGTTTCTCTTTGCGACAGCAGCGTCAACACTAACACCACATGGAAACGCTTTAGGGGGaaagttgtctgtttccagtTTAACAAAGACTACGTGTCATATGAGAGTGTTGGCAtgacaaagacagataaaatgtcactgctgtaaaaatatcTTAATGCTGCTCTGAAGAATCTGCACTGTCAAAGGTCATGAAACTAGATTTTGACACCGTCCACCAGACAGGGCTGGAAAAGTCAGCTGTTAATGCTGGAGCTGCGTTAGCTTCAGTGGTCAAAATTCAAGAGCATAACAAAAACACCTCATAAGCAATGAATGTGGGGCTTTTGAGGCCCCTGGAGTCACGGGACGTTTGCCTGGTTGTTTAATTCAGCCTTGTTGCAGTCACTAAACATTCAGGACTCTGTTGCTTTTATGAGACCTGGTTTTAATTAAAGAATGATTAGGGAGCTGCTGAAGGATCACGTGGGTGAGGAAGAAGTTATCAGCTCCCAGCCTTAGCTGTAAAAGTGGTAATCTGCGGCCCGACTGCTGAGGAGGTTTAAGATGACTTGAGGGTGTGCCTGAAATTCACgcctccccctctgtcctctgccgcGTCCTGCAGATCCTGCACGGGTTTAAGGAGCAGGTTGGGGAAGAGAACTGGCAGCAGTTCTCAGAGCAGTTCCCCCCACTGCTGAAGGAGAGACTGGCAGCCTGCTACGGCGTTTAGATTCTCTACACCCACCCAAGAGGTAAGCCCACACACATCATGTATTAACCTCCAGTCAAAGGTCTGTAAACGTCTTCGCTGAAGTTAACGTCTCCGTGTCCGCTCTCTTTAGGTGAGCCAGCAGGAGGAGGGTGAATGGGAAACTCATCCATCTGTGTATTGCACTGCCCAGATctggggggagggagagggacgCTATTGGCCGCTCCCCCTGACGGACGGCCCCCACGCCCTATGTGTTTGTCCATAGAGGGAGGGTGGGcgggtgggagggagggacagagggacaccTCTAGATTAACTAGGCAGGGACCCGACACAGAAAAACTAACTGGTAGGGACAGctagagagggacagagagaaggacatggaggacagatggagggatAGACAAGTTGGGAAAGAGGGAGGCAGGCAACGAGACCAGCACAAAGAAAGTTCAGGGAAAGCAAGGGAGGGAAATCAGTAGCAAAGCAGGGAAAAAGAGCGACAGAAAGGTCTGTTACTTGGCTGGGTGGACAGGGACAGTTGAGATTTTAATGGGATTCTTAAACTTAAGAGTAACAAATAGCCTGACCGACCGACCGACAGACAGACCAACGTACACggactctcacacacacacttgcacatgctgtacatgcagtacatggAACTGACTGTGGGTGGCACTATTATTTAGACTTTTTGAGACCTACTACATGTAGTtagggacagacaggcaggtgtCTAAACTCTGTTCATTTTCTGGGTGATATCTTTCTTTTTCCGGGGAATAGGATTCAATATAAATTACTTCATCTGTAGTCACTGAATTCTACTTAACTGTAAGATAGTCTCGCTATCCGCATCTGTGTTTCCTACCTTCATTTTTGACCAGAGTGCTGCTTCACAGAGCTATCCATCTATCGGACATATTCCTGTCAGATTTTCTACCTGAtcaaaagagagaagaagaaaaaataagagCAAGTGTCTTTCCTTGTGGCTTCACAGAAACCATTCCTGTAGGAAGGGAGGATTAGGGctaacacatttgttttctcaCCAGAGGGGATGAAATCATTGAAAGAAATCACATCCTTAGTTGTCTCTTtgagatttgtgtgtgtaaatgtgtgtgtgtgtgtgtgtgtgtgggcgcgcgcgtgtgcatgtgcagtttgTAAATCTTTACTTCGGCATTCTGTGTTaacagtgtgtgaaatgtgtattGTTTTTGATATGGTACCGAGCTAAAACTTGACTCCCACTGCAATGTCCTTGGCACCTGTTAACTGTGaccaagtgtttgtgtttgtgtgtgtgcgtttgcgtgcgtgcgtgcgtgcgtgcaagGGTGAGTGTATTTGTTTCAGTCTACATTCGTACTGATATCCATTTGATGCCATATTGATATCTTAAGTAAAACAGTGATTGGCAATGTCATTGTGATCTTTagaatgttttaaaaatggtccatattctcttttttttttgtcttttttttttttgctgctactGAGAAGTTTTGTTTCTATAGTGGACTTAAATTCGCACAATTaacgcaaaaaaaaaatatttgaattaaTGCTATTTTCAGTGActgttgtttttgcactttttattttattttatttgaccttttttctttttgtatggACATTTTTTTAACCTCACCCATATGATATGTCTTGACCctaatgtcagtgtttgtcataCTGTGTTGCACTGTGAAATTAAGTGTCTTTGACTGGCAACAATATCACAATACTAAAtggcaaataaaaacaactttgtGAAACTGGGACTAATCCGCACTTTTACAATGACTAACTTTGCCATattgctgaggtgtgtgtgtacgtgtgtgagaTCCTGCATGTGTGGGAGATCCTGCATGAATAGGCGAGCATGAGTACTGTACCTTTTTTGCCTGTGAGCATGTATTGGATAGTTAGATGCCGTTCATGTGATGTGTGCACACTCGGGGTGCAAATTGATATTTGTGTGGAAGGGTTTGTAGCCTGCTCCAGCCtactttgtgtgcatgttctgtgtctgtttccactgtgtgtgtgtgtgtgtgtgtgtgtgtgtgtgtgtgtgtgtgtgtgtgtgagtgagtgtgcgcGTGCAGTGGTGTATGTTATTTCAGAGTAATACAACGGCCCtttacacaccaacacaccacCTCAATTCACAATGAGAGCACAgtatacttaaaaaaaaaaaaacagctaggACACTGCCAAAGAGCCGCTGAAATTTGAAAACCGACAATAAGTAGAGGCGAGCTGCTATTTAAATACTCAATATGAGCATCGTAGTGATGTAAACGTGTAAGAACCGAAGGGCTTTCAATTAATCATGGAGTAAGATTTTGCCAGCAAAACCGATTACAGGGATCTATATTTTTTCACTGATATTCTGCCAGTGTTTTCCAGGCCATAGATATTTGGAAATAACTGTTGGCACTTGATTTGACCTAGACTGTGACCACTGAGATAATCCAATCAATCATTAATCGCTTAAATAAAAGACAATCTGAACCCCAGTCTAGTTCCATTTCCACAGTCTCTTAGTTCAAAGCTTGtacaagaaaatgttttttggttgtttgttcattttagctgtttttttttttttatttgtgtaacCTTTGTTTTTAGTTTCATGAACAGCTGTTGTATCTGAAGGGTCAGTGTACATTTCGTTCGGATGATGCTGTAGTACTGAGTTTGCAGGAAAGAAAGGGTGTGACAGCTTTTCGTAGGTGCAAAGACGATGGGAACAAAGAAGGGACGAAATGAGATGAAGAaggaatgtctttttttttttctaaatcctGTTTATATAATAAAGAGCATGACATTGATGCAATTTGGCAGAAAGACTGGTaccttttgttttcctgtgggTTACATTTGCCAGGCGTGTCCCCTTTCTCTGAAGGCGGGAACGGAAATGAAGTGCTTTCAGTCGACGATATAATTCAATTCATGTGTGTAAAAATTCTGGATTCttgaaataaatcatgttgtgcATGCTCAAGGCTGGATGTTAGAGTGGCCAGTCTGGTGTCTTCTGTGAGAAAAAGACAAGTTGGGGTGTGATGTACCtgtaaaaacagtaataataaatCCAGGCCTGatggttaaagctgcagtaaaagTAATGTCAGAGTTGCattctggctctgtgtgtgtccataagTAGAAACCCCTATGAACGACCAGGTTTAttccacacagacaaaacacacttgATATTCCAGTGGTTTCAGCAGGAGacagggtttgtgtgtgtgtgtgtgtgtgtgtgtgtgtgtgtgtgtgtgtgtgtgtgtgtgtgtgagagaaacactGTAAATCTCTACACATGCTCAGCAGCGACTGACTGATCACCTTCATCTACATTTTAATCTACGTGATGCATGATGtgactctgtgttttcttccaaaaccagctgcagcaggttctCTCATTTCCGGCCGCAGGATGTCAGAACGCGGCCAGATCACCTCCACGGGACCTCTGGACTGATAAAACAgctcaaggtgtgtgtgtgtgttagtatgtGTGAGATGTAAGAGAAGATGGTCAGAGCCCAACAACTTCATAAAGCGGCTCTGGCAGAGTTTCAATGTGGTAAACTCTAATGTGGAGTCAAACAGATCAGCTAAATTCTGAGCTCTTTAACCCCACATTCACATGCTCAGGCCTCAGAGTGCAGCCACTTCACCACCAAATGTGGAACCAAAGgaataatgaaaaaagagaaTCGACTTCTTTTGACTGCTACTAATCTTACAATCTACTGAGTGTCTGTTACAACAGTCTGATGATTAATGTTAATGAATGTAGAGGATGCTGAGCAGCGTAAACTGGTGCAGTGCAGTACAATCCCAATCATCCTTTCACCTTCTATGAACTTGTTATTTTTATGCCTTCAGGAAGTGACCAGTACAGCCTGTGTTCTGATGAGAATTGGTTACTCTTTGACAGCGTTACATGCTACTGAccagtgttttcacatgcagTGATCAGCGTGTGAAGTGTTCTGACATGCTGATACACCTGCTGCCCGATGCATCAGCTAACTTCATACAgatgttgtcattttgtgtgatgtgtgtgactTTGAGCCCACGTGGGTTCAGATTTTTCGCACATTGGAACCAAAGTAATTGTAAAATACTGTAATTCAGCAGAGTCGAAGACATTTTGTCAGTCTGCTACAGACTTCTGAAATCCATGACACGCCGATGAGAAATGAAGCGGTTCATTTCACACAGATCCTGCTAGAACATCAAAACACGCTGTGACATTTCCTCCGATACGATGACATCACACTATCATGCATTGCAATAAATAATGACATTACACCATATGATGATATTTCCATGACATCAGAATTTTCTTTGACATATTGTACTGTATAATGACATATCACAGTACGAAATATAGGATGCAATGAAGTCACACTGTACTACGACATGCAACCCCAACTCTTTAAAGCCGTGATgcaaaaatcaaacagaatgtgatcacttgctaatcctttttaaCATATGCTCAATTAaacaagaacaaagacaatatatttaaggtttgacctcatcagcttcagtgatttttgtgaATAGATGTTGTCTTCTCATCAACatcatgtttcaaacaagtttggccAGGatcaactaaagactgggaaagatgtggaacgctccaaaaacacctgtttggaacgttccacaggtaaacaggctcattggtaacaggtgagaggatcatgattgggtatgaaaggggcatcctggaaagactcagtcgatcatagaggatggagcgacatggactcaggaacactttggaaaactgttgttggtaaacacagtttgtttgcaaatgactgcattgtgttttattaagTTTTACAGAGTCccaccttttttggaatcgAGGGTTGAACTCTGACATGACACCATACGATGACATGGCACTAGTCCAAAGCTGTGTTCCATTCCACAGTGTACATAAATGGCACTCCCCACTTTATGGTTAAGAGAACTTCCCCTGACAAAAGATGCTTTGTGAATAACGACCATCTAGGactcaactacatttgtccaagggacagaatttttctaagcagacactgtgggggctggacttaaaaaacaaacaatcaaaaacaaaatacatgtttttagGCATAATTATCCCATTATtgctaaatattttcattttcttatcaAATGAATATCATTTTTATGAGCctgtatcagtgtgaacagactctgaaaaaacatggaaatcatATATGCgtcattatttcttttgtttgaatgAATATATTCAATCACTTAGATAGTTTACTATATACATTATATAAGATGATATCACACTCTTGTGTAACATAATACTGTATGACAACAGCACAGTCTTCTGTGGattctgttctctgttcataCGTACTACAGCATGACGTGACATCGTCTGTGAGGTATCCATaatgtcatagtgatgtcacaGGTTGAAATGGCCCCTGCCCCTATTGGCTGAGTCTGCCACAGCATCTTCATTCAGCATGTAGATAGAGATAACAGTCACTGTCTCCATCCCGTTACATCATTACATCACCCCTGTATTGACGTCATGACACATGATGCAGCGGGTGAGTTTTTGGTCATCGAAAAATGACCatttgtgacaaaaaaaatgtgcatctgATACAAACAGTGTTTGAAAGCAGGCATTGTTTGAAGAGATAAAAAGTTTAAGATCGTGCCTGCATGCTTTTACTGCGCATGTCTCTGTTTTGTATCTTAACCCGAACAGgcttttcctgttctgttggtATTCTTATTTGGCCTTTTGTTTACGTCCCAGCGGATGTACTGCTGTTGTCTGAGAAAGGGCGACGCTTCCTGAATGGCACTCCTGATGGCCAAAGATGACAATATGTGATGATATGAATTAAAGTTCAATGTCTGTTCAGTGACAAATTAAGATGATGATGTGGGTCTCGAGGTGAAGTATCAGTGCTCAGTAAGGGTCTTAGCTTCTCCCCAACACTGACTCATTTCAACCAAAAATTGATGAATTCAGATTTTTAGACAGCTGCAtctcaaatgtgttttctgttgttcttgCCTTCATGTACTCTATACACTGCTTTATCCAGTGACATTACTCATGTGCGGCTCAGCGAGTTTGCATCTACAacatatcaatcaatcaatatcacTCATAAAGAACGTTGTCAGGAAAAGAGTTAGTGAGAGGGTGGCACTTTTCATAACCACTCTAAGTTCAAAACCCTGAACATGTTAAGTGTGCAGCATAAATTACCACGGCGATCTCACCAGGTTAAAAAGAGAGCAAACTTTGTGACCCTGAAAACTCTGCCGCACCACTCAGACGCACAGAATATGTTGACCAGAGTGAAGGAGTGGCACGTCTTACAGAACATAATGAGCGTTCATCGTGGTTTGCATGTTGTTATCTGGTAATGATGTAGAGGAGTATGCTCTGCCACCTGCTAAGGTGAAGTAGCTGAGGatgattgtttggtttggtaCCTGGtgggcagcagtgctgtgagAAACATTGTCATCTCTAACCTTCGAGCCTGCTTGGGTTCATGTAGATTTTAAAGGCGGTTTAAAGGTACATTAGGTCAGAGCTAGAGAACAGTGGCGTCTGTCAACCTCGTGCCCACTGCAGGGCCTGATGAGAGATCCAAACATCCAACATGAACACTGGGTTTCCGACAAAATGCTCGCTCGATGGCACATTTCAAGCTATGTTGATAGCTGACGTTCTGCTTTGGTATTTACACATATTCTGAAAGTTTATTTCACATTGTGATACATTTCAACAAAGCACATCTGAGAAGAAAAATCCTCAAAAGGCTGCAAGAGAACAGAGTGTCTACAGCTATTTAATCTTATCAACCACCTGTctttcaaatatttttatttacagaaatcCCTCTAACTTTGAAGAGAAGCACTGAGGTGATCCAGCATCATCTGATAGCCTCTCCCGTTTCCtctgtattcacatttaaaAGTGATACGCTACATTACAGCTGATGAAATGTTAATATAAAGACGACCACTCCAGGACTCACAACCAGCTCATTGAAATTTGGAAAGACAAGAAGCTATTGCTCAAACAAAGAGAATCAACCAAAGTTACAACAGAAAAGCGCATCGACAGCCAAATACAGACCAAAAGTGTGCATGTAGGCTGTTAGAGACTCACAGTCAGTACGCATGAAATGACCATgacttaatgaagagcaacacTGTGTACTGACCAGGCACCACTTACATGGATGAGTCTCTCAGTAGATGGTCTGCCACTCATTAAGATTTGTGCAGTACTTAAGAGTACAACAGTGAAGAATCACAATATTATTCCTCTTGCTATGCTGTTGTCATGCTTATCTTTTCTACTTCTAGAGGTTCGGAAGTATTCAGACCCTTTAATTAAGTAAAATTAATGATACCACACtttgaaaatactccactacaagtaaaagtagtaGTACGTTCAAAACCTTACTGAAGTTAAGTATCTAAGTAAAGTATTCAATTAAAAATACTCACTGTGTAGTAAAGTGGTCCCTGTAAGTGTTTTACCATTATATCTGATGTTTCTGGATTGATGTTTATAGACCGTATAGACTAATCTACAGCAAttcatcatattctataagatcatcatgtgtttgtagtgtagcctgtttccagctttgtgacgatgcatcAAAGAGGGTTTTTAAGTAGTTTAGTTAACTTACGAAGTAGGAGTATTTTCTCAACCCACAAAGGAACATTTAATCCCTCAGTTTAATCCCTCATCAAGTTTGAAGATACATGGTTTTCGCTGGTCAAGAAGGGTATGAATAACTGTACTATGCAAAGTAACTAAAGTCACTACAATTGAAGTTATCTAGTAACGTAATGTCTAGTAATGTCGTGCAGTAGAAGCATAAAGTCACAGAGAATGGaaatacttaagtaaagtacaagtGCTGCGAATTTGGACtaaatacagtacttgagtaaatgtacttagttacattccaaCACTGTATACTGGGGTCAAAAGTTGCTGAAGATCTCTTGTCTCTTGCTCCAGTCCATAGGAGGCGCTCTCTTCTTGTTGCGGCCAGCGAGGGCCTTTTGTTTCGCCTCAGCAGCGGTGGGACTGAGACGCAGGCCACTGTCCACGAAAGGGTCCGAAACACGCCTGTCGTCCTCGTCAGGGACCTGCAATACACACAAATGTGCTactttcatgcacacactcacctacatctcattttctcccatTATTACTGTCGcgcctcctctctcacctgtaTGCTCATATCCGAGCTGCTGATCTCTGATTGGGTGGTGGAACTTCTTGAGGACTGAGATGCTGAGCTCCCATTGGCCCAAGATTTCGGAGACGGTTTCGCGATTGGGGAGCCTGTCAGCGTGACATTTATGACTGGGGGGTCTGTGGCGGAGAGTTCAGTGGTTGgagagggggtgggtggggCGCTTTCTGCTGCTAATTCATCCACATAGACCtctgtgagagaagaagaagaagaagaagaagaagaagaagaagaagaagaagaagaagaatcagagggacaagagtaaacagaaacacatgagaCATTTTGtctggagaggaaagagggtgtgtgtgtgtgtgtgtgtgtgtgtgtgtgtgtgtgtgtgtgtgtgtgtgtgtgtttgcacaatCTGACCTTTGACATGGCTGGTGGTGGGTGTGATGCCCAGTCTGTGGAAGAGCTCGTCCGTCTCCGGGTCGACCACCAGGAGGCGCActtcctcccctcctgctcTAATGAGTGCCACCACCTCTGAGTGCCTCAGGCCCTCTATGTTCACTCCGTTCAcctgaggaagagaaacagtggaggatagtgatgatgaagagcagcaaagaCGTAGTACAGACGAGCAGGAGATGTTGCAGAGATGAGGAAGTAGCCATAACAGAAACAGGAGGTTCTCTGTGTTTTGCCTCACAGATCTGAGATTTGAGTAGATGTGAGGTTATTTGCATGAATTCCTTTCCTGCCTCCACactcttcctccacacacatCACCTGCAGACGTCATAGAGATGGATGGAAACAATGTCTCTATTGTGAAAGTGTATCTGTCTGTAGGTCagtgacacacatgcaggtgtGCATAAATGTCcacatgaaaagacacaaacGGCACCagcccctcctctccacctttaGTCAAGATTATTCCCCgtcatcttttctctcctttgccCCTATAAACaacacctctctctcccacctACTCAAAGCCTAAATCCCGATAATCTGCTCTAATCCAATCACACTTCAAACCAGCGCACAGGCTTGATTAATAAGGGGAGTGGTGTCATTGTTTTTCCCATCAATTCCCTAAAATTCACCCCAACAAGGTCTGCACACTCTGATAAAGGGGACGGGGGTCACCTGTGTGCactatttattttaatgtgcctgtgtgtgctttgaTTGTACCTCCACTAGTCTGTCTCCAGCCCTGATGTCTGCACTCTCAGCGGCTGAGCCGGGATCCACCGAGCGCACAAACTGCCCATGCTTTGTCTTATCGCTGTGCAGGTTGAAGCCGTAGCCCTGCTCCCCCTTCATCAGCTGACACAGACGGGGAATGAGTTCAGGTTCTGGTGGCGCTGGTGAGGGCTGCGCCTGCAGCTATAATGGGACATAAGACAACAGCAAATTCTAGGATGAGAACTTTGCAAGAGTAGAATATTAGAGGAGGAGGCATTGAAATGTTGTCTGGACTACAGGagtaaacacatttacagttaCCAGTTTATTAGGTCCACCTGTACTATCTAAATCAGTCCAGTGCAAACAGGCAGCAATACATAAGGAGTTACTGCAGGGATGCTGCACTGGTTTTCACTGGATTATGCAGGTTAGGACAGAGTAACGACTCAACATATATCAACTTTCACTACTATCGTGTCATGACAACATGATCTTATCAAATGACAAAATTCTGTTGTCCAAGTCAGTGAAATCAGCAAATTG contains the following coding sequences:
- the nherf2 gene encoding NHERF family PDZ scaffold protein 2, which produces MESELRPRLCFLTKGERGYGFHLHGERNRGGQFIRKVEPGSSADLGGLRPGDRVVEVNGENVENETHHQVVNRIREVPHRTRLLVVDRDTDDFLHSRGLACTEDLATEMGTLSPRPSPRPTPSTSPIPRENSPLSPKPNHTHSFQPPAADTPTQTITQGQVKRPSVTSSTATDTELQAQPSPAPPEPELIPRLCQLMKGEQGYGFNLHSDKTKHGQFVRSVDPGSAAESADIRAGDRLVEVNGVNIEGLRHSEVVALIRAGGEEVRLLVVDPETDELFHRLGITPTTSHVKEVYVDELAAESAPPTPSPTTELSATDPPVINVTLTGSPIAKPSPKSWANGSSASQSSRSSTTQSEISSSDMSIQVPDEDDRRVSDPFVDSGLRLSPTAAEAKQKALAGRNKKRAPPMDWSKRQEIFSNF